From the Rattus norvegicus strain BN/NHsdMcwi chromosome 15, GRCr8, whole genome shotgun sequence genome, the window GAAATTCTCTGAGGGCTGGCCGCCAGTCAGTCGTCCGTCTTGCGGGCCAGTCTACAGAAAGTCCAGTTGTGCTCTACTGTGTTCTCATTGGCCCGCTCGCTCATGTGATGCACCCGAGTATTGCGGATCGTGAAGCCTTGCTTCGTAATGTACTCCATCAGGTGGACCCGAAGGGAGACTTCCTGGTGGTAATCGCACGGTCCAAAGGTGAAAGAGACCTGACAGTCTCTGGTATCCATCATGTGTTTATTCCACTTGGTAAAATAGTTTGAGATGCCTTCCAGTAGGGAATGGACCTTGGTGGTGATGGTCAACTGGGTTATGATGACAGCCACGGGATTGGAGTATTTAGAAAGCTTCCGAGTACTGGACAGCTCTACAACTTCTTCAAAAGTATCCATAGGATACAAAGGCTTAGGGTCATTGAGACACTGAATCAGGGGCTCGATCTGGTAGAAGTCGGCCTCTTTCCGAAGCAGATCAAACTCCTTGAAGTCCAGGGGGAGCGTCAATTCTGAAGTCCGTAAGAAGTTGAGGACGTAACGGAAAAGCGGTCCGTCTCGATCGATGAAGTAATTGCCTTGAGGGTCTCTGGCTGTGGGGAAGTCACCTCCAAACATAGCTCCAAGCATAGAATCCGGGTAGCGTGTCAACGTGGTAAGAGATGTCGTGTACAAGTGTCCGCCTACATTTAACGTGACTGG encodes:
- the Kctd6 gene encoding BTB/POZ domain-containing protein KCTD6; amino-acid sequence: MDNGDWSYMMTDPVTLNVGGHLYTTSLTTLTRYPDSMLGAMFGGDFPTARDPQGNYFIDRDGPLFRYVLNFLRTSELTLPLDFKEFDLLRKEADFYQIEPLIQCLNDPKPLYPMDTFEEVVELSSTRKLSKYSNPVAVIITQLTITTKVHSLLEGISNYFTKWNKHMMDTRDCQVSFTFGPCDYHQEVSLRVHLMEYITKQGFTIRNTRVHHMSERANENTVEHNWTFCRLARKTDD